A genomic window from Colletotrichum destructivum chromosome 7, complete sequence includes:
- a CDS encoding Putative alpha-mannosyltransferase, nucleotide-diphospho-sugar transferase yields MAGAKRTRVGFALFITWFLILLFRNNDTGTQSSQSSNGGPPEDSLRDSPFDENIPPPSRSESGILDGTLDSRPQTQQAQLIPDAHKLTAADEFIPHFAAVIDLKGISQQEARAACTWPAETYVDFQFSDSLEWAIEDRPVLEIELRRREWHDFVQGQMIPYASVKDRFSGRGLVIVAGNADTVMRVKVILRQLKKLGSTIPVEIHYWDNEMDIGAMADLNVLYEPIYYNDLSKDHNIVHIKKDGIFGINYQLKTAALLNSRWAEPLLLDSDNIPVLDPAILYDSLQYTEYHAVFWPDIARTRPQNPTWAIFNTPCRMAEHEQESGQLLVDKRRFWYHLQLASWLNNEQGKYYNDFLLGDKDMFRFAWHALRTTFGKPRKWLTSVGTENEGFYCGHSFAQYHPDDGRVAFLHGGLVKTVSLEVMRWNRDVKGGYLRHYKRALSEESPEVSVKVGIKWDGAAYMPFHSNKLAAAQCTDMSDVEARDLNDLLPGFEQTFREIGGYWQLDQEDSTKLVEGRQFVDTQ; encoded by the coding sequence ATGGCGGGTGCCAAGCGGACGCGCGTCGGCTTTGCTCTCTTCATTACATGGTTTCTGATATTGTTGTTCAGAAACAACGACACAGGCACCCAGTCGTCCCAATCGTCCAACGGCGGACCGCCGGAGGATTCGCTTAGAGACTCCCCTTTCGACGAGAATATCCCTCCCCCCAGTCGCAGCGAGAGTGGCATACTCGATGGTACACTTGACTCTCGGCCGCAGACGCAGCAAGCGCAGCTCATCCCCGATGCCCATAAGCTCACGGCAGCCGACGAGTTCATCCCCCATTTTGCCGCAGTCATAGACCTGAAGGGTATCTCTCAACAAGAAGCCCGTGCAGCGTGTACCTGGCCTGCGGAAACTTATGTCGATTTTCAGTTCTCCGACTCGCTGGAATGGGCCATCGAGGACCGGCCGGTTTTGGAGATCGAGCTACGCCGGCGAGAATGGCACGATTTCGTCCAAGGTCAGATGATCCCGTATGCGAGTGTCAAGGATCGATTCTCGGGCCGTGGGCTGGTCATTGTTGCGGGAAACGCGGACACAGTGATGCGTGTCAAGGTCATCCTGCGCCAGTTGAAGAAGCTTGGTTCCACGATCCCCGTTGAAATTCACTACTGGGACAATGAGATGGACATTGGAGCCATGGCGGACTTGAACGTATTGTACGAACCGATATACTACAACGACCTCTCCAAAGACCACAACATTGTCCACATCAAGAAAGACGGGATCTTTGGGATCAACTACCAGCTCAAGACGGCAGCTCTCCTAAACTCCAGATGGGCCGAACCTCTTTTGCTGGACTCGGACAACATTCCCGTCCTGGACCCGGCCATCCTCTACGATTCGCTTCAGTACACCGAGTACCACGCAGTGTTCTGGCCCGACATCGCGCGCACGCGGCCCCAGAACCCGACGTGGGCGATCTTCAACACCCCCTGCCGGATGGCCGAACACGAGCAGGAAAGCGGCCAACTGCTGGTGGATAAGAGGCGTTTCTGGTATCATCTTCAACTCGCCTCCTGGCTGAACAACGAACAGGGGAAATACTACAACGATTTCCTCCTGGGCGACAAGGACATGTTCCGCTTTGCATGGCATGCCCTGCGCACAACGTTTGGAAAGCCGAGGAAGTGGCTCACGAGCGTGGGGACGGAGAACGAGGGCTTCTACTGCGGCCACTCCTTCGCCCAATACCACCCAgacgacggccgcgtcgCGTTCCTCCACGGCGGGCTAGTCAAGACGGTGTCGCTCGAGGTCATGCGTTGGAACCGCGACGTCAAGGGGGGATACCTGCGGCATTACAAGAGGGCGTTGAGCGAGGAGAGCCCCGAGGTGAGCGTCAAAGTGGGCATCAAGTGGGATGGCGCCGCGTATATGCCCTTCCACTCCAACAAGCTTGCGGCAGCGCAGTGTACCGACATgtccgacgtcgaggcgAGGGATCTGAACGATCTTCTGCCTGGTTTCGAGCAGACGTTCCGCGAAATCGGCGGATACTGGCAACTGGACCAGGAAGACTCGACGAAGCTGGTCGAGGGCCGCCAGTTCGTTGACACACAGTAG
- a CDS encoding Putative AMP-dependent synthetase/ligase domain, AMP-binding, ANL domain-containing protein → MALVAAAALAGGVASGMYLDSKYHLSKDISTLRRRRAVTKAIKDSVKAGRVSPFYIFEESVQRHPYDEAIWTRDGSVSWKVAYDRSNQYAQVFLSHGVKPGDFVALFMQNSPDFAFAWVGLLAIGAAPAMINYNLAGKALLGCIEISTAKLVVVDGGPDIAAKYEDVQTELGLKGIKVINIGQERPHIYQMDPVRPGDELRSSMTPGDAMAMFYTSGTTGLPKAVTLPAAAAGGLSLPNELGFHPVNGNRERCYICMPYYHGTGGITMISQILSGSTVCMAPKFSVSNFWADIRDSHATWFVYVGETLRYLLAAPPSPRDKDHSVHAVFGNGCRPDVWKRFQDRFGIDTICEFYNSTEGALGLHNLSRGDFLANAIGHHGLLLRIKYRNKIVPVEVDAETGQIRRDPKTGLAIRAPYEVGGEILTEHPGERAFPGYFNNEDATSKKFVRDVVKKGDCFYRTGDSMRRDGDGRWFFLDRLGDTYRWKGENVSTAEVSEVLGSYPGVNEAVVYGVQLPGHDGKAGAAALDITPSQKSSFDFADFLSYARARLPRYAVPVFVRLLNEGTATHNNKQNKVPLKNEGVDPSQVQGGDQVLWIEKLGKGNTYVPFTQDDWNNLGIGRAKL, encoded by the exons ATGGCACTTG TTGCAGCGGCCGCGCTTGCGGGAGGCGTGGCCTCTGGCATGTACCTTGATTCCAAGTATCATTTATCAAAGGACATCAGCACGCtccgacgtcgtcgggcaGTGACCAAAGCAATCAAAGACTCCG TCAAGGCAGGCCGCGTATCTCCGTTCTATATTTTCGAAGAATCGGTGCAAAGGCACCCTTACGACGAAGCTATCTGGACGCGAGACGGCAGCGTATCTTGGAAGGTAGCCTACGACAGATCGAACCAATACGCCCAGGTCTTCCTGTCTCATGGCGTGAAACCCGGTGATTTCGTCGCCTTGTTCATGCAGAACTCGCCGGACTTCGCTTTCGCCTGGGTGGGATTGCTCGCTATCGGCGCGGCCCCAGCCATGATCAACTACAacctcgccggcaaggccCTCCTCGGGTGTATTGAGATCAGCACAGCCAAGTTGGtggtcgtcgacggaggCCCGGACATTGCCGCCAAGTACGAGGATGTCCAAACTGAACTCGGCCTGAAAGGCATCAAAGTCATCAACATAGGACAAGAGAGACCGCACATCTACCAGATGGATCCTGTGCGGCCGGGAGATGAACTGCGAAGCTCAATGACGCCTGGCGATGCAATGGCCATGTTCTATACCAG TGGCACCACAGGTCTTCCCAAAGCCGTCACTTtgcctgccgctgccgcaggTGGTTTGTCGTTGCCG AATGAACTTGGCTTTCATCCGGTGAATGGAAATCGGGAAAGATGCTACATATGCATG CCATACTATCACGGAACTGGCGGCATTACAATGATATCACAAATCCTG TCCGGATCGACTGTTTGTATGGCACCCAAGTTCAGCGTCTCGAACTTCTGGGCCGACATCCGCGACTCCCACGCGACATGGTTTGTGTATGTTGGCGAGACACTCCGTTACCTTTTAGCAgcaccgccctcgccgcgtGACAAAGATCACAGCGTCCACGCAGTGTTCGGCAACGGCTGCCGGCCTGACGTATGGAAACGCTTCCAAGACCGATTCGGCATCGATACCATATGCGAGTTCTACAACAGCACCGAAGGCGCGCTGGGTCTCCATAACCTGTCCCGCGGAgacttcctcgccaacgccatcggTCACCATGGGCTATTGCTCCGTATAAAGTACAGAAACAAGATAGTCCCCGTCGAAGTCGATGCGGAGACTGGCCAGATCAGGCGAGACCCGAAGACGGGACTCGCTATCCGTGCTCCTTACGAAGTCGGCGGAGAAATCTTGACGGAGCATCCCGGTGAGCGTGCGTTTCCGGGCTACTTCAACAACGAGGATGCGACGAGCAAGAAGTTTGTCAGAGACGTCGTCAAGAAAGGTGACTGTTTTTATCGAACCGGGGACTCGATGAGGCGTGATGGCGACGGCAGGTGGTTCTTCCTGGACCG TCTGGGAGATACGTATCGATGGAAAGGCGAAAACGTATCGACCGCAGAAGTCTCCGAGGTTCTTGGTAGCTACCCCGGAGTCAACGAAGCAGTTGTCTATGGTGTTCAACTTCCGGGGCACGACGGCAAGGCTGGCGCAGCTGCACTTGACATCACCCCGAGCCAGAAGTCGTCATTCGACTTTGCCGACTTTCTCAG CTATGCCCGCGCTCGACTTCCAAGGTACGCGGTTCCCGTCTTCGTCCGCCTGCTGAACGAAGGGACAGCAACGCACAACAACAAACAGAACAAGGTCCCGCTGAAGAACGAAGGTGTGGATCCTAGCCAGGTTCAGGGCGGTGATCAAGTTCTCTGgatcgagaagctcggcaaGGGTAACACATATGTACCATTCACCCAGGACGATTGGAACAATCTTGGCATAGGAAGGGCAAAGTTGTAG